AAGACGGAATTGAGTGCTATCAAAGAAATGCGTAAATCTCTTTGGGATCAGGTGCCACGGTTTGCACTCAAATTTGCTTGATGTCGACAGGTCACTACGATATACCCAATTGGACCAAGAGATTCATTCACACTTGCTGCAGAGAAGAATTGCACGAAGAAATTGAAGGCAATTTGATCGAGTACAGGGAAGGACTCAATCCCAAGTCTCGAAAATCTAAGTGGCAATTTTTATATCAAGTCCTGACCTACATCAGACCATCTACCCTAAAATCAATAAGTCAAAACTCAAGATTCTACATCATGTTCAACTTCAACATTTTACAAACTATCCGTGGACTCTGGATGCATCGCTCCACCACTGTGCTAAATATCAGCGGCTATGCCTTGGGGATGCTATGTGTTTCCGTATTGTTTTTCTATATCAAAGGTGAATTGGCTTATGACCAGTTTCATCATAACAAAGAAGAGATCTATCGCGTCATTCGCTTGAGCGAAATGAATGGTGAGAAGTACAAGATCGGGGTAACTTCCGGTCCGTATGCCCCGCATTTGGCACTTGATTTTCCGGCGGACATTCAAAGTACCTTGCGGATTTATTCAACAGAGGCATTGTTTGAATACGAGGACAAAGTATTCAAAGAAGACAAATTACTGTTTGCTGATCCTAATTTTTTCGAGTTCTTCACTTTTCCATTATCCATAGGAGACCCAGCGTCTGTGTTGGAACAGCCCAACGCCCTCGTACTCTCCAAAAAAGCCGCCAGAAAATATTTCGGTGATGAGAATCCATTGGGCAAAACTTTGATCCTGGACAAGGAAGAACCATTCATAGTGACTGGCGTAATGGATGACTGGCCGGCTGATTCTCATTTGGATTTTGAGTTTATGGGGTCTATGAAATACATCGAAGATTTCAGCTTTATGAAAGGCTGGTGGAATAATGGCCTATTCACCTATGTGAGAGTAGAATCTGCTTTCATTGCCAATGGTCTTAATACCAAATTCCCACAGTTCATGGACAAATATTTTGGTAAGGACTTTGAGCGTTCGGGAAAACGAATAGACATAGAACTAGAAGCTCTTAGTGACATCTATTTTGACAAAGTACGATATGACTGGGCCAGGCACGGCAACAAGGATGCAGTCATTTTATTGGCGGGAGTAGCCATCGCCATCTTATTTATTGCCTGCTTCAATTATTTGAATTTGGCCATCGCTCTTTCGTTTAGACGCGCCAAGGAAATTGGCATGCGAAAGGTATTAGGAGGGAATAAACTAAGATTGGTGATACAGTTTTTAGGTGAGTCATTAATGGTGTGCCTGGTGGCTATAGTGCTAGCCGTGGCATTGACCGAAGTAGTCTTGCCAACATTCAATCGCATGTTCGACTTGTCTATTGTAACCTCGTGGCTTGACCCACTAGTGCTTATATTTTTTGCTGTGCTCATGCTGGTTACGGTTTTGCTCTCTGGGTTATATCCAGCGCTTTTACTCTCTAGTTTAAAACCACTAGAAGTTTTTAAAGGACAGACCCACCTTCGGAAGAACAATTTGTGGTTGAGAAAGGGCTTGGTGGTGGCCCAGTTTTCCATTTCTATATTTATGATCATTTCTACTTTGATCATCAAAGAACAGCTGGATTTTGTCAACAGTAAAAGCCTTGGCTTTGATCGGGAAGCCATTGTGATGGTGGATTTCGACAACGAGGAAATTCGAGAGCACCGTGATACGTTTAAAGAAAGATTGAAGCAAAGTTCAAAAATAAAACGAGTGACTTCTATGTCTGGCGAACCAGGCGGTTTCCACGATGGCACTACCGTTGATTTCCTGGGAGATGTGTTGGATATCCGAACCCGAACAGCTTTTGTGGATGAAGACTATCTGAGTGTTTTTAATATCGAATTGGCCGCTGGCAGGGATTTCTCCAACGAGTACAGACTCAATGATGCTCATGCGGCATTGATCAATGAGAAAACCGTTCAGGATTTGGGGCTGTCACTTGACGAAGCCATAGGGACTAAATTTAAAATACCCATGTGGGATACGTTAGAGCATGTGGTAGTAGGCGTTACCAAAGATTACCACTTCAATTCACTTCGACATGAAATGGAACCTTTAATTATTGTGCCTGGGCTATACCATCGAAGAATGGGGATCAAACTGGATCCCAATCATATTTTTGAAGGCTTGAGAGAGGTAGAAGAAATCTACGCTGAGCTGGCTCCTAACTATCCCATCACCTACGAGTTTATGGATGATTCATTGGCACAGTTGTATGCAGAGGAAAAGCAACAGAGCCAGATTTTTCAGATGTTTTCTGGGGTGTCTATTTTCTTGGCCTGTTTAGGAATCTTTGGATTGGTATCGTTTGTAGTCGAGCGTAGACGCAAAGAATTTGGCATACGAAAGGCGTTAGGTGCTAGTGTAGTTACACTATTACAGATCATTGCTCGGGAGTTTGTGCTAATGATCGGAGTGGCCGGCCTCATTGCCATTCCTTTGGCTTGGTACGCCATCCAACTATGGCTAGAAAACTTCGCTTATCGAATCGTATTGGCAGAATCTTGGGAGATATTTCTGGTCGGGGCAATAGCTGCTTTGCTATTAGCCTTGGTGACTATCTTTATTCGCTCCATTCGCTCGGCCAATGCCAACCCTACAGAGAGTCTAAGGTATGAGTGATAAGTCTGAAAATTAATGGGGTAGGTTTTGAGTTGGAGAAGGAATAGATATATTTAGTCTATGAAAAAAATCCTTTCCCTGCTCGCTATAGGCAGTCTATTTATCATGTATGGCTCATTTGTATCGGAAACCCCTTTTAGTGATGGTCCCTATGTTTTCGACAAAGGGAAGAAAAGACTAGTACAATGGGTCGAAGACAGTATGGCCAAAAAGAAGATGTTGTCACCAAAAAACTATTCCAAATTCAAAAGCAAGGATGAAAAGTACTTCAATCCGAAGTACCTTTTTTCAGGGTATACCAACGAAGATATAGGCACATTTGAATTCGATGGAGTAGAAAAAATAGCTGCACTTAGTGACATCCATGGTCAGTATGATTTGTTTATCAAAATCCTTAGAAACAATGGAATCATAGATGATCAAAATCAATGGGCTTATGGGAATGGTCATTTTGTAGTCGTCGGGGATATTTTTGACAGGGGGGACAAAGTGCAAGAATGCCTTTGGTTTGTGTATCAATTGGAGCAGCAGGCGGCCGAAGCCGGAGGCAAAGTGCATTACTTGCTAGGCAATCATGAAGTGATGGTGCTAACTGGTGATCTCAGATATATTCATGATAAATACCATCAGACAGAGCAATTGTTTCAGATGCCCTATTGGCAAATATTTGGACCCGAGTCTGAGCTTGGTAAATGGCTGCGAACCAAGCCAGTGACTATCCGAATCAATGATATTCAGTTTGTGCATGGGGGGCTTTCACCAGCACTGACGGTCAGCAAGTTTACTGCAGCTGAAATCAATAGTACTTTTTCGGATAAAATCATTGATGCTACACCGCAAGATTCGATTTACAACGATCCAAGAATCAAATTTTTAAACAAATCACAAGGTCCCATTTGGTACAGAGGATATTTCAGAGATGACAATTTTAATGAGTCACAATTGGATACTGTTCTCGACTATTTCGGCGTTGAGCGAATTGTGGTAGGTCATACATCACAGGATCGAGTACTGTCCGTTTTCAACGATAAAGTGATTGTGGTAGATTCCAGTATCAAACTCGGTGAATCTGGTGAGATTCTTTTTGTAGAAAGTGGAGAGCCCTCCATTGGAAATATGGTGGGAGATAGACGAAAACTTTAGGTTCTACTCCTGTTCTGGGTACCAATTGACCAGTCTGACTTCAATTTCATCTGAGCCTACATTGATCAATCGTTTGAAAGTTTCTACATCACTAAAGCCACCTTTTCCACGATAGTGGAAAGGGTAGACCACTTTAGGTTTGAATTCCATCACGGCATCGGCAGCAGCTTCTACTGTCATCGTGTAGGGCAGGTTCATACAGACAAACGCGATATCAATATTCTCCAAATTCCTCATTTCGCTGATGTCTTCGGTATCGCCAGAGATATAAATACGTTTATTGTCTATAGTCAAAACATACCCATTACCTCGACCCTTTGGATGTCTGGAGGTAGAATCTTCGGGAAGGTTGTACATCGGAATGGCTTCAATAGTAACATTTTGAATCGTAGTTTTTTCTCCATTGGCCAAGGCTGTTAGGTTGGTGAAAGTCGGTGTTAGTTTTTCGACAACTGCTTGCGGGGCAAGGATTGGTGTAGCCTGGGCGCTTAATTCATTTAGTGTTTCCAGATTCATGTGATCACCATGAATGTCTGTAATCAGTATCAAACTAGGCTCACCTATTCCTTCAAATCCTTTTTTGCCTCCATAAGGGTCCACATAGATTGTTTGATCTTCGTATTTTATCGCCATAGTCGCATGCAAAACCGGGTAGATTTTAATTTCACCATTCATGGTGGGGATGATTTCTGGCGCTGAGGATTGGCTGATGGCCAACTGATGGCATAAAATGAAACTGAAGAGGCAGATGATCGTTCGCATATAAGATTGAATTACGGTATGTTTTCAATTTAATATTTTTTCTAAGGACACCTACTATGACTATCAAACAACTGACACAAAAATTGCAAGAAATCTATAAAGGGAGCCCTTGGCATGGTGCTTCCTTATCGACGCAACTTTCAAATATTCTGGCAGAGCATTATACAAAAGGCGTTGGGGCAAACCAAAAGTCGATCGCACATTTGTTAGAACATATGTTGGCTTGGCGCCAATTGGCGATTGAAGTATTGAAAGGAAATAAGGAATACACTATCTCTTTAAACAGTAAAATAGATTGGCCGGAGCCTAAACCTGTTGGAGAACCTAAAGCTCATTACTTATCCAAGTTGGAAGAGTCGCAAGAGGAGTTGCTTGCTTTGCTAAAAAGCAAAGAGGGTAGTTGGCTAAAAGAGCAAACACCCAATAAGACTTATCAGAATGAGTTTTTATTGCAGGGTATTGTGGAACACGATCTGTATCACTCCGGTCAGATTGGCATTTTCAATTCGTTGTTGAAAGCCTAAAACAATTCCATCTGGTTGTCATCTTTGATTTTTCTGAATAGGGACAAATCAAAGGGATGTTTTTCAAGTCCCAATTTGTATTTGCGCTTAGCCAGGGCAAACATCTGATGAATCTGGTTAGACAATTCCCCTTCGCCTCTCATCCGGGTTTTGTAACGGCTATCATTCAGAGACCCTCCGTGCAACTCCTTGATTTGATTCAGAACTTTTTCTGCGCGATCAGGGAAATTCTTCTCCACCCAGTCGGTGAAAATCTCAGGAATGATACCATTGAGCCGGATGATGGTATAGGCCAAGTCGGTAGCGCCATTTTCGGATACTTTTTCTGCCAGTTTCATGATTTCCATACTATTGATTGAAGGAATGATGGGAGCCATCATGACCATCGTAGGAATGCCAGCTTCGGACAAACTTCTGATCGCATTGAGTCGGACGCCTACGGCGCTGGTTCTGGGTTCTAGCAGGCTTCTGGTTTTGTCTTTGAGTGAAGTGAGCGAGATCACCACTTTGGCCAGTTTCAGTTTCGCCAATTCGCTCAGTATATCGATGTCTCTTGTCACCATGGCGTTTTTGGTGATGATGCCTATCGGGTGGCGGTACTTGAGACAAACTTCAAGAATGGACCTAGTGATTTTTAGCTTTCGCTCAATGGGCTGGTAGCAGTCCGTATTGCCAGACAGCATGATGGGTACAGGTTTCCAACTTTTGGATTTGAACTTTTCGCGTAGGAGCTCCGCTGCGTTTTCTTTAATTAATATTTTGGTTTCGAAGTCGGTGCCAGCGCTATAGCCCCAATATTCGTGTGAATTTCGTGCGTAGCAATAGATACAGCCATGTTCGCAACCCTGGTAGGGATTGAGCGAATAGGAAAACGGAATATCAGGACTTTCGACCTTATTTACGATCGTTTTAGGATGGACGGTGATGTATTCTGTCTTAGGCTTGCGCTCCTTTTCTCCAGCCTGATGGAGGTGTTGCAAAAAGGATAAATCCTTTTCGTAGCTGTGTTCTAAGAAACGATTGTCAGGGTTGATTTGCGCTCCCCTGCCTTTGATGTAATCCATTTAACTGATGCGTTTGCCTACCCAAAATAAGAGCCTACTAAATTACTAAAATATTTAGCAATTAGTTTTGAAAGCACCTGAATTGTTAGAAGAAAGTGAACAAAAAGTGTTGGATCTTGAGTACGTCATGAGGCTGTCTAAACGACTTTTTGATAATATGGAAGACGATTTCAAAAATCCTTTTGCTACTCCACCAAAATTCATCATATTGCTCAATTAAAATTTTTACTGAATGGCAGGATACAGTCTCATCACACACAAGGGGAAAGAAATTTTATACGTCGATTACACCGGCATGAGCAAGGAGGAAATACTTCAAGTGATGGACGAGGCTACGGACTACGCTTTGAAGCTTGATAGGCCTATGCTTCGTTTATCCGATATGACAGGTGTCTTTGCCGTACCAGAAGTAGTAGAAAAAGCCAAATCAAGCGGTAAAGTTACGCATCACCTCACCATCAAAAGAGCCGCCGTAGGTATCACCGGAGCCAAAAAAGTCCTCTTCAATGCCTATAACCGTTTTACTGGGAACAACACCCGCGCCTTCGATACGGTGGAGGATGCGAAGGATTGGTTGGTGATTTAGATTAATCCTTTTAATTTAGGGTGGTTGCAACGTGAGTAACACGTATAACTTATTACGATATTTATCAGCAAACAGGCATTTAGATTAACTTCCACAAAAGGATGGCTTATGATGCTCTTTCATCGACAACACGAAAAACAAGAATTAGGCTTCTAAATTCTTGCGCAGCCTATATCGTGGTTCAAACTTTTCAGATAGATGTTGAAGCTAATGGTTTGTTCAAAATTCCGGAGGGTTCTCCTGATGGAATTTTATCGATGCTAACATTGGGCTTGATGTGTTTTCTATTTATTTCCTTTCTCATCTATGGCTACGATGATTGGAGAAGTATTGAACCAAAAGGACCATTAAGGCATGCAAATTCAATTAAGGAGAACTTCCTCTTGGAAATAAGAAGGGCGATGGGGAAGACCCAAGGAAGGGATGTTAAGCATGTTTGGAGGGATAAGTATAAGTTAAATCAAGACGCAAATAAAATTCATGAAGAGCTATTAGCTCAAACCAAAGCAGGTGTTGAAAAAGTTGATAATCTTCTTGAAAGAAATCAGATATTTGATTTGTTGTTAGTAGAAAACAGAAAAGATATTTACGAAGCTTATAAGGATTATTCCATAAATCACGCAATAATGGCCATAGTAATTGGCAAGGTAGGTTAGATGTATTTAATGTTGACCTAAGAATCTTTTGGGAATTCATATTTCCTGTGATTGCTTTTACGATTAGCGTATTTGCACCACTATATTCTAATTTGTTGCTGTCAATAATAGATTAATTTTTAACAGTGGTGTTCTCAATCATGAAGCTAGTCATTGTGTGTAGTTTAATGCCGAAAATCTTCATCTTACCATCCTAATTTTAGCTACTGGTATCAACTCACCTTGAGTTGCCATAATAAACATTTCTCACCCCAAATGCCTATCTTTGAGTTATGAGCAGAGACGAAGTAAAAACAGCCATCAAGGAACTACTGGACAATACACCAGAGCAAGTACTTCAAGAAGTATACGACTATTTGAAATCTGTTCAAGGCAAATCTGAATCTTCTGTATCTCTTTCCCAGAACCTCAGAACTATCTTATCTGAAGACAAAGAATTGCTTGAACGATTAGCTAAATGATTTCACTGAAAGGAGCACTTGAAATACATGCTATTCTCATTGAGCGGTTTGGAGGTGCAAATGGAATACGGGATCCAAAGCTATTGGATTCGGCATTAAATCGGCCATTTCAAACATTTGATAGTAAAGAACTCTACCCAACACCAATAGATAAAGCGTCCGCTATTTTGGAGAGTATTGTTAAGAATCATCCATTCACAGACGGTAACAAAAGAACTGGTTATGTATTAGCTCGACTTCTTCTTATGAATGCTGGATTTGATATTATGGCCAACCAGGAAGAAAAGTATCAATTCGTAATTTCAGTCTCACGAAGTGAACTGGATTTTGAACAGATAAAAGATTGGTTGGGCAAACATGCGACCAATAGTTAACTCATTTGAATTTCCCCAAAAACCAATCTTTAACTTACCAGTCAATCCTTACATTTGCAGCACTACAAATTCAAACCCTGAACCATGGCAAACTTAGAGTGGAAAACTGAGAAAGAATACGAAGAAATCACCTTCAAGACTTTGGATGGCGTGGCCCGCATCGCCTTCAACAGGCCCGAGTGCCGCAATGCCTTCACGCCCAAAACAGTGGATGAGCTGTGGGAGGCCTTAATCATTTGTCATGAAAGCCAGGAAATTGGCGTGGTATTGATCACAGGTGAGGGGCCGTCTCCGAAGGATGGAGGCTGGGCGTTTTGCTCTGGTGGTGATCAGCGCGTACGATCCAATACGGGTTACAAAGGCGCCAATGGCGTGAATCGCTTCAATATCTTAGACGTACAGCGTCAGATCCGCTTTATGAACAAAGTAGTAATTGCTGTTGTACCCGGCTGGGCAGTAGGAGGAGGGCACAGTTTGCACGTGGTTTGCGACATGACCATCGCCAGCAAGGAGCACGCGATCTTCAAACAAACAGATGCCGATGTGGCCAGCTTCGACGGTGGTTTTGGATCTGCCTATCTGGCCAGACAAGTAGGCCAAAAGAGAGCAAGAGAAATCTTCTTTTTAGGAGCTGACTACTCGGCGCAAGAAGCCTACGAGATGGGAATGGTCAATAAAGTTGTGCCGCACGATGAGCTAGAGCAAACCGCCTACGACTGGGCGCAAGAAATCATGACCAAGAGCCCGACAGCGATAAAAATGCTGAAATTCGGATTCAATCTGATCGACGATGGTTTGGTGGGACAGCAGGTATATGCCGGAGAGGCTACTCGACTGGCTTATGGCACGGATGAAGCCGTAGAAGGCAGAAACGCATTCTTAGAAAAAAGAAAACGCGACTTCTCTAAGTTTCCTAAGTTTCCTTGATACAATTTTGAATTTAGACATTGTAGAAGCCTGTCCTGCCTTTTTGAGAACAAAAGAATTATATGGTAAAGATTGAGTAAGGGTTAAACTCAATCCTCTCCTGATCTTTCTAGTAGCTTCTGATCCATGTTTTTGGTGGCTTTGGCGCCGAGCTTTTTCATTTTCTCCGCGCGATTGATCAGGTTGCCTTTGCCTTCGTAAAGTTTTTTGGCGGCTTCTACGTACACTTTTTGCGTGAGATCCAGTTGTCGGCCGATACCTTTTACGTCTTCAGTAAAGGCTACAAATTTGTCGTACAAATTGCCGCCTTCTTTGGCAATTTCTATGGCGTTTTTGCTTTGTGCATCCTGCTTCCAGATATAGGACACTGTTCTCAGTGTTGCCATAAGCGTACTTGTCGACACGAGTACAATATTTTTATCAAGTGCTTTTTCATACAGACCTTCATCATGCTGTAAGGCAATGGTTAGAGCTGGCTCATTGGCCACAAATAGCATGATATAATCCGGTTGATTGATGTCGTATAGCTTTTGGTAGTTTTTGTCGCCCAACAGCTTGATGTGTGTATTTACACTTTCCAAATGTGCTTTTAGATATTCTGCTTTTTTGTTTTCATTGTCTTCTTCAAAATATCTGGCGTAAGCAGTTAAGGATACTTTCGAATCTATGACGAGGCTCTTTTCATCCGGAAGATTGACAATGAAATCAAGTCTTTGATTATTTCCTTCTTCGTTTTTGAAATTTTGCTCTCTGGTGTAATGAACATCTTTAAGCAAACCTACTTTTTCTAAGATGCCTTCAAGTTGGCGTTCGCCCCAGTTACCTTGTGTTTTTGAATCTCCTTTTAATGCCCTCACGAGATTTTCGGCCTCTTTGGTCATCTTGATATTAGCTCCTTTCAAGTCTTCGACCTGCTGCTTGAGCGCAGCATTCCACTTCATGCTTTCATTGTTGGTGAGCACCACTTTCTTTTCGAATTCAGATATTTTCTCTCCCAGTGGCTTGAGCAGTTGATCCACTTGTTCTTTGTTGTGGGTGGTGAATTTCTTGCTGTTCTCTTCGAGAATCTCGTTGGCCATGTTTTTGAATTCGGCTGAGAACTTTTCACGGATTTGGTTGAGTTCTTCTTTTTGGGTTTTCAGCGTTTCCTGAAGGTTGCGATAGTCGGATTCTAAGCGCGTATGCTGGTTGTTGAGTTGTACGTTCATTTCACGCTCGCCTTGAAGTTTTTGCTCTATCTCTTTACCACGCTCACTAAGCGACTGCACTTTTTCAGATTCGGCCTGCAGCCTAATTTCAAGCTCTTTGGTTTTGAGCTGTTCCTCTGCATTCTGTGGATTTTGAAATTTTGATTTGGCAATAAGCCAAGCCGCACCTGCTCCTAAAACCAGGCCGGTAAAAAGGTAAACGAAATGATAAACTTCCATAAAACAAATCTATGAAGTGTAGACAGATTTTCCTTTGTTACTTGGGATTGAATTTCTAATAATCTCCATACATCCTTTGTAACCAAGCAAAGAATTCCATGCTCCAAGCTAATGCTACATGTAGGATGACACCTCCCCAAATTCTTTTCGAATAGAAAGCCAGAATTCCAATTAAATATCCGCCAAAAACAGAGCTGATGGCTTCGGTGATAGGCTTGCCATAGTGGAGAAACATATAAGACCCAACCATAGCCAGCACCGCTTGTCCACCCAAAACTCTCGTAAATCCTATCACTAGAAACCCTCTGAAAAACAGCTCGACATTCAGGAAGTTAGCGCCATATACACCTTCATAAATCAGCATGGGGATCCAACCAGAGAGCTCATGCTTTTCGGCAAATCGATCTCCACCGCTAGGAATATATCGTGGGTAGTAGTTGGTCAGATCCGAAAGAAAGGATGCCAATCCAATACCTATCACAACTGCAAGAAGCAAGAGGCCATAAGGCCTGAAGTCGGTGTGTTGAAGGGTAAGTCCATACCAGCTGTTGGTTTCGTCCCTTTTCTTTTCATACCAGAAATAAAAAATCATAAGCGGTAAGAAGAGGGTGAAAAAGGACTTTCCTCTCCACATTACTTTGCGAACAAACCGGTAGTCGATAACATCCAAATGTTCTATCAAAGAATAATGAAAATAAAGTGTGCGACTGAATCCAAGGATGATGAAGCCAAAAAGGAACAATAGCCAAAACTCTTTGGATCGATACCAAGTACGGTTGATATTAAAAAAGGCTAGAAAAATACAAGTGACCAAAAATGGAAATCCCATATAGAGCGACATATAGAACCAATGCCAAAGGGTTTTGCGATGAGCGTCAATAATACTGTCTTCAAAATCAAGAGTAAAATTGAAATAAGTACAAATGGTAAGAAAAATGCCCACGCTGAGATACAGTCCCCAGTGAAAATGCTCCTGTAGGTATTTGGTAAGGTATCTCCAAAGTTGTTTCATTTAGTCTCTTGAGTTAAGATTGAAAGGTTGAAGTATCATAGAAGGGTATTCAATTAAAGTTGGTTTTAACATGAAGTGATAAATATAAATACTATCACAATCAATAGACAAGCGAGTGAGCCGTTGACATCATACAGAATTTGATTAACTTTTAGGAAATTTTTTCATATTGTGAGGAGCCTAATATCTTATTTGACCTTGTTGATACTGGTTTGTACAATACAAGCCTTTGGTTCTAATCAACCAGTCGTTCAGCCCGAAGATTATTTGATTAAGTCCTCGTCTCTCACTGAACAGTTGTGGGTTTACTCCGATTCCTCAAGAAACCTTACGGTAAAGGATATTCTAAATGCTCAACCTGCCTTCGAACCATTGGATGGAGAGCTGTCCAGTGAACAAGTTCATTGGGGGAGGTTGAGATTGGTGAACAATCTGAAAGTCACAAAACTCTATCTGCTCTATGTTGGTAAAAATGACTTCATCGATTGTTATTTCGTTGAGAATGACTCTATCGTACAGCACGAGCAAAGTGGATATATGTATCCACAACATCTAAAATCAGTACCCAAGGGTAGTTATTATATACCTATCTTATTAAATGCGAGTGCGAGTCAGGATTTATATATCAGGATAGAAGAAAAAATTCATAATGACCCAGAGTTTGATCTTCGATTAACTAGTGGCACCAACTGGGTCTATGAAATCCTCGATAAACATATTGTTGACTTCATTTTCCAGGGTTTGTTTTGGATTGTGATGATTTACAATTTGTTCTTGTTTGGCACAACCAGAACTAAGGCTTATCTGTACTATGCGTTTTATCTGGGATGTATCGCGGTCAATTATCTCTTTCTTACTGATATACTCCGAGAGTATATTTTGAATGAGACGCCTTGGCTCACTATTTATTTTATTCCGACAACCATCCTTGCAGTTGGTGCTTATTGGATTTTTGTCAATGATTTCATTAGTGCGAAAAAGCACTTCTTGCTGTATTATAAATGGATGAGAATAGTCTCCTTAGTTGATATAGGGATTTTCTTCTTGAGCATC
The sequence above is drawn from the Reichenbachiella sp. genome and encodes:
- a CDS encoding PA0069 family radical SAM protein, translating into MDYIKGRGAQINPDNRFLEHSYEKDLSFLQHLHQAGEKERKPKTEYITVHPKTIVNKVESPDIPFSYSLNPYQGCEHGCIYCYARNSHEYWGYSAGTDFETKILIKENAAELLREKFKSKSWKPVPIMLSGNTDCYQPIERKLKITRSILEVCLKYRHPIGIITKNAMVTRDIDILSELAKLKLAKVVISLTSLKDKTRSLLEPRTSAVGVRLNAIRSLSEAGIPTMVMMAPIIPSINSMEIMKLAEKVSENGATDLAYTIIRLNGIIPEIFTDWVEKNFPDRAEKVLNQIKELHGGSLNDSRYKTRMRGEGELSNQIHQMFALAKRKYKLGLEKHPFDLSLFRKIKDDNQMELF
- a CDS encoding metallophosphoesterase produces the protein MKKILSLLAIGSLFIMYGSFVSETPFSDGPYVFDKGKKRLVQWVEDSMAKKKMLSPKNYSKFKSKDEKYFNPKYLFSGYTNEDIGTFEFDGVEKIAALSDIHGQYDLFIKILRNNGIIDDQNQWAYGNGHFVVVGDIFDRGDKVQECLWFVYQLEQQAAEAGGKVHYLLGNHEVMVLTGDLRYIHDKYHQTEQLFQMPYWQIFGPESELGKWLRTKPVTIRINDIQFVHGGLSPALTVSKFTAAEINSTFSDKIIDATPQDSIYNDPRIKFLNKSQGPIWYRGYFRDDNFNESQLDTVLDYFGVERIVVGHTSQDRVLSVFNDKVIVVDSSIKLGESGEILFVESGEPSIGNMVGDRRKL
- a CDS encoding type II toxin-antitoxin system death-on-curing family toxin; translation: MISLKGALEIHAILIERFGGANGIRDPKLLDSALNRPFQTFDSKELYPTPIDKASAILESIVKNHPFTDGNKRTGYVLARLLLMNAGFDIMANQEEKYQFVISVSRSELDFEQIKDWLGKHATNS
- a CDS encoding ABC transporter permease; translated protein: MSTGHYDIPNWTKRFIHTCCREELHEEIEGNLIEYREGLNPKSRKSKWQFLYQVLTYIRPSTLKSISQNSRFYIMFNFNILQTIRGLWMHRSTTVLNISGYALGMLCVSVLFFYIKGELAYDQFHHNKEEIYRVIRLSEMNGEKYKIGVTSGPYAPHLALDFPADIQSTLRIYSTEALFEYEDKVFKEDKLLFADPNFFEFFTFPLSIGDPASVLEQPNALVLSKKAARKYFGDENPLGKTLILDKEEPFIVTGVMDDWPADSHLDFEFMGSMKYIEDFSFMKGWWNNGLFTYVRVESAFIANGLNTKFPQFMDKYFGKDFERSGKRIDIELEALSDIYFDKVRYDWARHGNKDAVILLAGVAIAILFIACFNYLNLAIALSFRRAKEIGMRKVLGGNKLRLVIQFLGESLMVCLVAIVLAVALTEVVLPTFNRMFDLSIVTSWLDPLVLIFFAVLMLVTVLLSGLYPALLLSSLKPLEVFKGQTHLRKNNLWLRKGLVVAQFSISIFMIISTLIIKEQLDFVNSKSLGFDREAIVMVDFDNEEIREHRDTFKERLKQSSKIKRVTSMSGEPGGFHDGTTVDFLGDVLDIRTRTAFVDEDYLSVFNIELAAGRDFSNEYRLNDAHAALINEKTVQDLGLSLDEAIGTKFKIPMWDTLEHVVVGVTKDYHFNSLRHEMEPLIIVPGLYHRRMGIKLDPNHIFEGLREVEEIYAELAPNYPITYEFMDDSLAQLYAEEKQQSQIFQMFSGVSIFLACLGIFGLVSFVVERRRKEFGIRKALGASVVTLLQIIAREFVLMIGVAGLIAIPLAWYAIQLWLENFAYRIVLAESWEIFLVGAIAALLLALVTIFIRSIRSANANPTESLRYE
- a CDS encoding 1,4-dihydroxy-2-naphthoyl-CoA synthase, with amino-acid sequence MANLEWKTEKEYEEITFKTLDGVARIAFNRPECRNAFTPKTVDELWEALIICHESQEIGVVLITGEGPSPKDGGWAFCSGGDQRVRSNTGYKGANGVNRFNILDVQRQIRFMNKVVIAVVPGWAVGGGHSLHVVCDMTIASKEHAIFKQTDADVASFDGGFGSAYLARQVGQKRAREIFFLGADYSAQEAYEMGMVNKVVPHDELEQTAYDWAQEIMTKSPTAIKMLKFGFNLIDDGLVGQQVYAGEATRLAYGTDEAVEGRNAFLEKRKRDFSKFPKFP
- a CDS encoding MBL fold metallo-hydrolase — its product is MRTIICLFSFILCHQLAISQSSAPEIIPTMNGEIKIYPVLHATMAIKYEDQTIYVDPYGGKKGFEGIGEPSLILITDIHGDHMNLETLNELSAQATPILAPQAVVEKLTPTFTNLTALANGEKTTIQNVTIEAIPMYNLPEDSTSRHPKGRGNGYVLTIDNKRIYISGDTEDISEMRNLENIDIAFVCMNLPYTMTVEAAADAVMEFKPKVVYPFHYRGKGGFSDVETFKRLINVGSDEIEVRLVNWYPEQE
- a CDS encoding DinB family protein — translated: MTIKQLTQKLQEIYKGSPWHGASLSTQLSNILAEHYTKGVGANQKSIAHLLEHMLAWRQLAIEVLKGNKEYTISLNSKIDWPEPKPVGEPKAHYLSKLEESQEELLALLKSKEGSWLKEQTPNKTYQNEFLLQGIVEHDLYHSGQIGIFNSLLKA
- the rmuC gene encoding DNA recombination protein RmuC — its product is MEVYHFVYLFTGLVLGAGAAWLIAKSKFQNPQNAEEQLKTKELEIRLQAESEKVQSLSERGKEIEQKLQGEREMNVQLNNQHTRLESDYRNLQETLKTQKEELNQIREKFSAEFKNMANEILEENSKKFTTHNKEQVDQLLKPLGEKISEFEKKVVLTNNESMKWNAALKQQVEDLKGANIKMTKEAENLVRALKGDSKTQGNWGERQLEGILEKVGLLKDVHYTREQNFKNEEGNNQRLDFIVNLPDEKSLVIDSKVSLTAYARYFEEDNENKKAEYLKAHLESVNTHIKLLGDKNYQKLYDINQPDYIMLFVANEPALTIALQHDEGLYEKALDKNIVLVSTSTLMATLRTVSYIWKQDAQSKNAIEIAKEGGNLYDKFVAFTEDVKGIGRQLDLTQKVYVEAAKKLYEGKGNLINRAEKMKKLGAKATKNMDQKLLERSGED